A stretch of Tripterygium wilfordii isolate XIE 37 chromosome 11, ASM1340144v1, whole genome shotgun sequence DNA encodes these proteins:
- the LOC120009440 gene encoding uncharacterized protein LOC120009440, with product MSGNALRDLNIVPASEVKNGSCSKGSFTKQCSGNVNKNIEERQAKNSISLVSTPSNGDVNPGAEISNLEVEYIESENLSDVGDVSANLKTILAGLESKDWVMVCESLNNVRRLSIFHKEDVLEMLGDIIPLIVKSLMNPRSAVCKTACMTAADIFSAYHDHIIDSLDPLLVQLLLKSSQDKRFVCEAAERALISMTSWVSPILLLPKLQPNLKHRNPRIRAKASMCFCRSVPRLGIEGIKAYGIDKLILVAASQLSDKLPESREAARALLLELQTVYEKSHGLTPTTESDPPGSWEHFCQSKLSPLSAQAVLRVTNVAREGLVLGS from the exons ATGTCAGGGAATGCTCTCAGAGATCTTAACATAGTACCTGCATCTGAGGTAAAGAATGGAAGCTGCAGTAAAGGGAGTTTCACAAAACAATGCAGTGGAAATGTTAACAAAAACATTGAAGAGCGGCAGGCTAAAAACTCTATATCTTTGGTTTCAACTCCTTCTAATGGAGATGTGAATCCTGGTGCGGAGATTAGTAACTTGGAAGTGGAGTACATTGAATCAGAGAACTTGAGTGATGTAGGAGATGTTAGTGCCAATCTAAAG ACAATCCTAGCAGGACTTGAGTCTAAAGACTGGGTAATGGTTTGTGAATCTCTGAATAATGTTCGCCGATTGTCAATATTTCACAAGGAAGACGTGCTTGAGATGCT AGGAGACATTATCCCTCTGATAGTGAAGTCTCTGATGAATCCAAGAAGTGCTGTTTGTAAGACTGCATGTATGACAGCTGCAGATATCTTTAGTGCATACCATGATCACATAATTGATTCACTGGATCCTCTG CTTGTACAGCTTCTTCTCAAGTCCTCTCAAGACAAAAGATTTGTTTGCGAGGCAGCTGAGAGAGCTTTAATATCCATGACAAGTTGGGTTTCCCCTATATTGTTGTTACCGAAATTGCAACCAAATCTCAAGCATAGGAATCCGCGAATTCGAGCGAAGGCATCAATGTGCTTTTGTCGAAGTGTTCCGCGACTG GGAATTGAAGGTATTAAAGCATATGGCATTGACAAGTTGATCCTAGTAGCTGCGTCACAGCTCAGTGACAAGCTTCCAGAATCCAGGGAGGCTGCACGAGCTCTCCTTTTGGAGCTACAAACTGTGTATGAGAAATCTCATGGCCTTACTCCTACAACAGAATCTGATCCTCCAGGCTCTTGGGAGCATTTTTGCCAGTCAAAACTCTCCCCTTTAAGTGCACAAGCTGTGCTTCGGGTCACCAATGTTGCGAGAGAGGGTCTTGTTTTGGGTTCCTGA
- the LOC120009438 gene encoding cyclic nucleotide-gated ion channel 18: protein MNRFIPTHSSKFRPFRRHASSPTTAPGTVTATGTLHPLHILWRYQILDPDSHIVSYWNHVFLVTCLIALFIDPLYFFLPYAGGPACLATDTHLGVLITFFRTVADLFYVLHIVIKFRTAFVAPSSRVFGRGELVMDSREISKRYLKSDFVVDLAAALPLPQIVIWLVIPATKNSRSDHANNTLALMVLIQYIPRLIVVFPLNSQIIKSTGLIARTAWAGAAYNLILYMLASHVLGATWYLLSIGRQFSCWKKECSRENASHLFTCIPSFLDCNSLAVPERQYWLNVTRVVSRCDPKNDDIVFRFGMFADAFINDVASSRFIAKYLYCLWWGLRNLSSYGQTLQTTIYLGETLFAILTCIAGLILFSQLIGNMQTYLQSMTVRLEEWRIKRRDTEEWMRHRQLPLDLQERVRRFVQYKWLATRGVNEESILRSLPMDLRREIQRHLSLGLVRRVPFFSQMDDQLLDAICERLVSSLSTQGTYIVQEGDLVNEMLFIIRGQLESSTTNGGRAGFFSSIILRPGDFCGEELLTWALVPNSSLSLPSSTQTVRALTEVEAFALRAEDLKFVAHQFKRLQSKKLQHAFRNYSHQWRTWGACFIQSAWRRFKKKKLAKELARHESSGYLSIPDEDIYYNTEVGSGFYEDEGGEGSSADVNNAQHLGATILASKFAANTRRGAHQKPPVVDTASTSLKMPKLFKPEEPDFSLD, encoded by the exons ATGAATAGATTCATCCCTACTCATTCCTCCAAGTTCCGCCCTTTCCGGCGCCACGCCTCTTCCCCCACCACCGCTCCAGGAACTGTCACAGCAACTGGAACCCTCCACCCTCTCCACATCCTATGGCGTTACCAGATCCTCGACCCAGACAGCCACATTGTCTCCTATTGGAACCACGTTTTCCTGGTGACTTGCCTTATAGCCCTCTTCATCGATCCTCTCTACTTCTTCCTTCCTTATGCTGGGGGTCCTGCCTGTCTCGCCACGGACACCCATCTCGGTGTGTTGATCACCTTCTTTAGGACTGTTGCCGACCTATTTTATGTCTTGCATATCGTGATTAAGTTCAGGACAGCATTTGTGGCGCCGAGTTCTCGGGTGTTTGGGAGAGGAGAGCTGGTTATGGATTCAAGAGAGATCTCCAAGCGGTATCTCAAGTCAGATTTTGTGGTTGATCTTGCTGCCGCACTTCCCTTGCCTCAG ATTGTCATCTGGTTAGTGATTCCAGCCACAAAAAATTCAAGATCTGATCATGCCAACAACACTCTCGCTCTCATGGTCCTTATTCAATACATTCCTAGATTGATTGTTGTCTTCCCACTGAATAGCCAGATTATAAAATCTACTGGGCTTATTGCTAGAACTGCTTGGGCAGGAGCTGCGTACAATCTTATCCTTTATATGCTTGCTAGTCAT GTTTTAGGAGCTACATGGTATCTGTTGTCCATAGGCCGGCAATTCTCCTGCTGGAAAAAGGAATGTTCAAGAGAGAATGCTTCGCATCTTTTCACCTGCATTCCGAGTTTTTTAGATTGTAATAGCTTGGCAGTCCCTGAACGGCAATACTGGCTGAATGTTACTCGCGTTGTTAGCCGTTGTGATCCAAAGAACGATGATATTGTTTTTAGGTTTGGAATGTTTGCAGATGCTTTCATCAATGATGTTGCTTCCTCTCGTTTTATTGCAAAGTACCTATATTGCCTCTGGTGGGGTTTAAGGAATCTAAG TTCATATGGACAAACTTTACAGACAACTATTTACTTGGGAGAGACATTATTTGCCATTCTTACATGTATTGCTGGTCTAATACTGTTTTCACAGTTGATTGGCAACATGCAG ACCTATTTGCAATCTATGACTGTAAGACTTGAAGAATGGAGGATTAAGCGGAGAGATACCGAGGAGTGGATGAGGCACCGCCAGTTACCTCTGGATTTACAAGAACGTGTTAGACGTTTTGTTCAGTACAAATGGCTAGCCACAAGAGGAGTTAACGAAGAATCTATATTGCGTTCCTTGCCAATGGATCTCCGGCGTGAAATCCAGCGCCACTTAAGTCTTGGCCTCGTTCGCCGG GTCCCCTTCTTCTCACAAATGGATGACCAGCTTCTTGATGCCATATGTGAACGGCTTGTCTCATCTTTGAGTACCCAAGGCACGTATATTGTCCAAGAGGGTGATCTAGTGAACGAGATGTTGTTCATCATTAGAGGGCAATTGGAGAGCTCTACGACGAATGGAGGAAGGGCTGGGTTCTTCAGCTCCATTATCCTTAGACCAGGTGACTTTTGTGGTGAGGAACTGCTGACCTGGGCTTTAGTGCCAAACTCAAGCCTCAGCCTGCCTTCATCAACTCAAACTGTACGAGCACTTACTGAAGTCGAAGCCTTTGCACTTCGAGCTGAAGACCTTAAATTTGTTGCCCATCAGTTCAAGCGGCTTCAAAGCAAGAAACTCCAGCACGCCTTTCGAAACTATTCGCATCAATGGAGGACATGGGGTGCCTGCTTTATACAATCTGCTTGGAGaagattcaagaaaaaaaagctGGCGAAAGAGTTGGCTAGACACGAGAGCTCTGGCTACTTGTCAATCCCTGATGAGGATATCTACTATAACACTGAGGTTGGCTCTGGATTTTATGAGGACGAGGGTGGTGAGGGTTCATCTGCGGATGTAAACAATGCCCAGCACCTGGGAGCAACAATTTTGGCTTCGAAATTTGCTGCAAATACTAGAAGAGGGGCTCACCAAAAACCTCCGGTTGTGGATACTGCTTCTACCAgcctaaagatgccaaaattGTTCAAGCCAGAGGAACCTGATTTTTCTTTAGATTGA
- the LOC120008677 gene encoding RING-H2 finger protein ATL74-like, translated as MAIVIGLVLLVLGLTLVVLIHVCIVGRVFRRGFVEAGARLERGSTGGSSMSRNDLEKLPCYDYMSNDRASSSPVDCAVCLDNFKDGEKCRMLPICRHSFHSHCIDAWLLRTPNCPICRTSADSSSHFSDSSIDLRSSNTTEISSSSSNFTDVSIDLRESQATTSTDLSETMIDIREMGDLRQSQERRHPVQ; from the coding sequence ATGGCAATAGTCATAGGTTTGGTACTGTTAGTTTTGGGGCTTACATTAGTTGTACTAATTCATGTTTGTATTGTTGGGAGGGTTTTCAGAAGAGGGTTTGTTGAAGCTGGTGCTAGACTAGAGAGGGGAAGCACCGGTGGCTCAAGCATGTCGAGAAATGACTTGGAGAAGCTTCCTTGCTATGATTACATGTCAAATGACAGAGCAAGTAGCAGTCCAGTTGATTGTGCTGTTTGCTTGGATAATTTCAAAGATGGTGAGAAGTGTAGGATGTTGCCTATATGCAGGCACAGTTTTCATTCTCACTGCATCGATGCGTGGCTTCTGAGGACACCCAATTGCCCAATTTGTAGAACCAGTGCTGATTCAAGTAGCCATTTCAGTGATTCTAGTATTGATTTGAGAAGCAGCAACACAACAGaaatcagcagcagcagcagcaatttTACTGATGTTAGTATTGACTTGAGAGAGAGCCAGGCCACAACAAGTACTGACTTGAGTGAAACAATGATTGATATAAGAGAGATGGGGGATTTAAGGCAGAGCCAAGAAAGGAGACACCCAGTTCAATAA
- the LOC120009823 gene encoding pentatricopeptide repeat-containing protein At2g17210, giving the protein MRFPAVLISSNFTNWNLKIKELLSNGKWRELISQFQEMKKAGVQSTDPAVFPPILKACLNFSCKHGKSIHASVIKQGFVSFVSIGNSIMDFYIKSGDLDSAVSAFECLRGRDSISWNIMVHGHLDRGVVGQGLWWFSNARAAGFEPNISTLVLVIQACSRVSAELEGLKLHCYVIQSGFWASCSVQNSLLSMYADVDIDCAHKLFDEICDKDVISWSVMIRSYVQSGEAESGLHMFKDMVSVVRIEPDGVTMVGVLKACADLVNKSMGRLLHVLVIRGGLDSDLFVQNSLIDMYSKCNDSDSASKVFEEMPRKNIVSWNSVLSGFVLNDNYSGALTLIRSMANEGVESDEVTLVNILQTFKHFVHPTQCKSVHCVIVRRGFESNELLLSSLIDAYAKCCLIELAWRTFVRMKRRDTVSWSTMIAGFTLCGKPDEAIAVFQEMNREKVKPNAVTIINLLEACSVSSELKRSKWAHGIAVREFFAEEVSVGTAIVDMYSKCGVIEASKKAFDLIPKKNLVSWSAMISAYGMNGLAHEALHLLAGMEQHGVKPNSVTALSVLSACSHGGLVEEGLFFFKSMVQDQKIEPCLEHYSCIIDMLARAGKLNNAAELIRQIPKPFQAASPLWGALLSSCRSYKNSMLGAEAVSHLIELEPLNPSSYMLASSIYAAGGLWDDAAKMRGLVKERGLKVVAGYSLVYVDNKACRFIAGDKSHPQASQLSTMVEQLHSCMKINKNNNLV; this is encoded by the coding sequence ATGCGCTTCCCGGCTGTACTCATAAGTTCGAATTTTACTAATTGGAATTTGAAGATCAAAGAGTTGTTATCCAACGGGAAATGGAGAGAACTAATTTCGCAGTTTCAGGAGATGAAGAAGGCTGGAGTTCAATCTACAGACCCTGCAGTGTTTCCTCCAATTCTCAAAGCATGCTTGAACTTCTCCTGCAAACATGGAAAGTCCATTCATGCTTCTGTCATCAAGCAaggatttgtttcttttgtttctatTGGAAATTCGATTATGGACTTCTACATAAAATCTGGAGACCTGGATTCTGCGGTGAGTGCTTTTGAGTGTCTGAGAGGCAGAGATTCAATTTCTTGGAATATAATGGTTCATGGACACCTTGATCGGGGTGTGGTAGGTCAAGGGCTGTGGTGGTTCAGTAATGCTAGGGCTGCTGGGTTTGAGCCCAACATTTCCACGTTGGTGCTAGTGATTCAGGCATGTAGCAGAGTTAGTGCTGAGCTTGAAGGACTAAAATTACACTGCTACGTAATTCAGAGTGGGTTTTGGGCTAGTTGTTCAGTCCAGAACTCATTGTTGAGCATGTATGCTGATGTTGACATAGATTGTGCACATAAACTGTTCGATGAAATATGTGACAAGGATGTCATCTCTTGGAGCGTGATGATTAGAAGCTATGTGCAGAGTGGGGAAGCTGAATCTGGTTTGCACATGTTTAAAGATATGGTATCGGTTGTTAGGATTGAGCCCGATGGAGTGACTATGGTCGGTGTTCTTAAAGCCTGTGCTGATTTAGTAAACAAGTCTATGGGAAGATTGCTTCATGTATTAGTTATCCGTGGAGGTTTAGATAGTGATTTATTTGTCCAAAATTCTCTAATTGATATGTACTCCAAATGTAATGATTCTGATTCTGCCAGTAAAGTTTTCGAGGAGATGCCTCGAAAGAACATTGTCTCATGGAATTCTGTATTGTCTGGATTTGTCCTCAATGACAACTATTCAGGTGCTTTAACACTGATTCGTTCAATGGCGAACGAAGGAGTTGAGTCAGATGAGGTGACTCTTGTGAATATTcttcaaacattcaagcatTTTGTGCACCCTACTCAGTGCAAGTCAGTCCACTGTGTAATAGTGCGTCGCGGTTTTGAGTCCAATGAGTTGCTGCTGAGTTCTTTGATTGATGCTTATGCAAAGTGCTGTTTGATTGAGCTTGCGTGGAGAACTTTTGTTAGGATGAAGAGAAGGGATACAGTTTCGTGGAGCACGATGATTGCAGGGTTCACATTATGTGGCAAGCCTGATGAAGCAATAGCTGTCTTCCAAGAGATGAACCGGGAAAAAGTTAAGCCAAATGCAGTTACCATCATAAACCTCCTCGAGGCTTGTTCTGTTTCATCTGAACTGAAACGATCAAAGTGGGCACATGGGATAGCAGTCAGAGAATTTTTTGCAGAGGAAGTTTCTGTGGGCACTGCAATTGTCGATATGTACTCGAAATGTGGGGTGATAGAAGCCTCAAAGAAGGCATTTGACCTCATTCCTAAGAAGAATTTAGTGTCATGGAGTGCCATGATATCTGCATATGGCATGAATGGTCTTGCCCATGAAGCCTTGCATTTGCTTGCAGGAATGGAACAACATGGTGTGAAGCCAAATTCAGTGACAGCTCTCTCAGTACTATCTGCTTGTAGCCATGGAGGTTTAGTTGAAGAGGGACTCTTCTTTTTTAAGTCAATGGTTCAGGATCAAAAAATTGAGCCTTGCCTGGAACACTATTCCTGCATAATAGACATGTTGGCTCGGGCAGGGAAGCTGAACAATGCAGCGGAATTGATCAGGCAGATTCCCAAACCCTTCCAGGCTGCCTCACCTCTTTGGGGGGCACTCTTGAGTTCTTGTAGGAGCTATAAGAATAGCATGCTCGGTGCTGAGGCTGTCTCTCACCTTATTGAACTAGAACCTTTGAACCCTTCTAGCTACATGCTTGCGTCCAGTATCTATGCAGCTGGTGGCTTGTGGGATGATGCAGCAAAGATGAGAGGGCTAGTGAAGGAAAGAGGGTTAAAGGTTGTTGCAGGTTACAGCTTGGTCTATGTTGATAATAAGGCTTGTAGATTCATTGCTGGAGATAAGTCTCACCCACAGGCTAGTCAATTAAGTACTATGGTTGAGCAATTGCATAGTTGTATGAAGATCAACAAGAACAATAACTTGGTTTGA
- the LOC120009439 gene encoding UDP-glycosyltransferase 90A1-like produces the protein MNSISSQSHSHHVVLFPFMAKGHTIPILYFARLLLRRPSISVTVFTTPANRHFISEFLADTTASIIDLPFPQNIPEIPPGIETTHKLPSMSLFPSFALATQLIQKDFERALQILPRVSFLVSDVFLWWTLESANKFNIPRFVFYGTCKYSVCVERSVTWNGLLVGPGSDDELITVPGFPWIKVTRRDFDEPKGSEVDLMKAVVSSVANSYGFILNSFYELEHVFVDYWNSHYGPKAWCVGPFCLADPQRVNRPEEPQEKTTWKQWLDHKIDQGGSVLYIAFGTHAEISIEQIKEIAIGLEKSGVNFLWVIRNIEAELGQGFEERVKERGIVVRDWVDQREILEHESVQGFLSHCGWNSVLESVCAGVPILAWPVMAEQPLTARMVVEEMKVGLRVETCDGSVRGFVKWEGLKKMVKELMEGEMGKEVRNNVKVIADMAKKAMEENNGSSWCTLDLLLDETSQSQRVY, from the coding sequence ATGAATTCAATTTCTTCTCAGTCACACTCACATCATGTGGTTTTGTTCCCTTTCATGGCAAAGGGGCACACAATACCCATCCTCTACTTCGCCCGCCTCCTGCTACGCCGCCCTAGTATCTCCGTCACCGTCTTCACCACTCCAGCCAACCGCCACTTCATTTCCGAATTTCTCGCCGACACCACCGCCTCCATTATTGACCTTCCTTTTCCCCAAAACATCCCCGAAATCCCTCCCGGAATCGAAACTACCCACAAACTCCCGTCCATGTCGCTGTTCCCCTCATTCGCTCTTGCTACCCAGCTTATACAAAAGGATTTTGAGCGCGCGCTTCAGATCCTGCCACGTGTCAGCTTCTTGGTCTCCGATGTATTCCTGTGGTGGACTCTGGAGTCGGCGAACAAGTTCAATATACCGAGATTTGTGTTTTATGGCACTTGTAAATACTCTGTCTGTGTCGAAAGAAGCGTGACTTGGAATGGACTTCTAGTTGGGCCCGGATCGGACGATGAGCTGATTACGGTCCCTGGTTTTCCATGGATCAAGGTCACCAGAAGAGACTTCGATGAACCGAAGGGCTCGGAAGTAGACCTCATGAAGGCAGTAGTTTCATCAGTCGCGAATAGTTATGGTTTCATTTTGAATAGCTTCTATGAGCTTGAGCATGTTTTCGTTGATTATTGGAACTCCCATTATGGCCCCAAAGCTTGGTGTGTTGGACCCTTCTGTCTCGCTGACCCTCAAAGAGTTAACCGTCCTGAAGAACCACAAGAGAAGACCACTTGGAAGCAATGGCTAGACCACAAGATTGACCAAGGAGGCTCAGTCTTGTACATAGCGTTTGGGACTCATGCAGAAATCTCAATTGAGCAAATCAAGGAAATAGCAATTGGGTTGGAGAAATCTGGGGTGAACTTTTTGTGGGTGATAAGAAACATTGAAGCAGAATTGGGTCAAGGGTTTGAAGAGAGAGTGAAAGAGAGAGGAATTGTAGTGAGAGATTGGGTTGATCAGAGGGAGATTTTGGAGCATGAAAGTGTACAAGGATTTCTGAGCCACTGTGGATGGAATTCAGTGTTGGAAAGTGTCTGTGCTGGGGTGCCAATTCTGGCATGGCCTGTGATGGCAGAACAGCCATTGACTGCAAGAATGGTTGTGGAGGAAATGAAGGTGGGCTTGAGAGTGGAGACATGTGATGGGTCTGTCAGAGGGTTTGTGAAGTGGGAAGGattgaagaagatggtgaaggAGTTGATGGAGGGAGAGATGGGGAAGGAGGTGAGGAACAATGTCAAGGTGATTGCAGACATGGCCAAGAAGGCTATGGAAGAGAATAATGGTTCCTCTTGGTGCACATTAGACCTGCTTCTTGATGAGACAAGCCAGTCTCAGAGGGTTTATTAG